A portion of the Oncorhynchus gorbuscha isolate QuinsamMale2020 ecotype Even-year linkage group LG07, OgorEven_v1.0, whole genome shotgun sequence genome contains these proteins:
- the LOC124039868 gene encoding calcium-binding and coiled-coil domain-containing protein 2-like isoform X2, translating to MESFETTANMELSTNFSQVVFQEIPNSYVSNVALTCCYTLTAAIQPNPRDWVGIFKVGWSTTKDYHTFVWVEPSLDLIGLEPVRKQVLFTAYYLPKDDSAFYQFCYVDSNGQVRGASTPFCFKAPGEQSTDCSLENDLLVIITQEKVEQREREKEELVMELGQLKEQNETLRSALKEQQQEIDHLKLSNEELYQADGNTENAREHEDLTQNTKLMDDSHRGQEEQVEKSEREKEELTMELGQLKEQNETLTCALKEQQQEIDHLKESKKELVQLVSKLEKQQENTREHKELAQNFKSLDESQRGQEVDLQSSKKEKKCSALKEQQQQESKEELVQLVSKLEQQQQNTREHEELAQNAKSMDESQRGQESLTTICEKYEQALIKIKQLKKEGEELKGKIEVPSVEIAPLSPRLKESEQESHKLKDHIQLLQVDLQSSEKEKEKLSAALHRVCGVTHDLHDLKTGNKALRRSLSEQEQQPLQMVDSDWKEQYQALLGQLEEAQTLLHKELQASNNTRKRAEQAERELEELKECMESTAMTSDQTKQKSSKLEMQLSELNKIIEEKENMAEIAKVEKEELSRENQDLKRDIERLCKEFDDVQAAPVPMQHPNPYGSSTDPTPNKEQQQEALADSLHSWNPYETPGTATNLEEESSLECRHCHESFPGITQDELELHEHSHRVCPFCMLICDGMEQALYEDHVYSHEV from the exons ATGGAGAGCTTCGAAACTACAGCCAACATGGAATTGTCAACAAACTTTTCCCAGGTTGTGTTTCAGGAAATCCCCAACTCATATGTGTCAAATGTTGCCTTGACTTGCTGCTACACTCTGACAGCAGCAATCCAACCGAATCCCAGAGACTGGGTGGGGATATTCAAG GTGGGCTGGAGCACCACAAAGGATTATCACACATTTGTGTGGGTAGAACCATCATTGGATCTGATAGGACTGGAGCCAGTCAGAAAACAAGTGCTTTTTACTG CATACTACTTGCCAAAGGATGACTCAGCGTTCTATCAGTTCTGCTATGTTGATAGCAATGGCCAAGTGAGAGGAGCCAGCACCCCCTTCTGTTTTAAAGCCCCAGGGGAACAAAGCACAGACTGCAGCCTTGAAAATGACCTCTTGGTTATCATAACTCAG GAAAAGGTAGAGCAacgtgagagggagaaagaagagctGGTCATGGAGTTGGGGCAACTGAAAGAACAAAATGAGACTCTGAGAAGTGCTCTGAAAGAGCAACAGCAAGAGATTGATCACCTCAAG CTGTCAAATGAGGAACTATACCAGGCAGATGGGAACACGGAGAATGCAAGAGAGCATGAAGACCTGACACAGAACACTAAACTAATGGATGACTCACACAGAGGGCAGGAG GAACAGGTGgaaaaaagtgagagagagaaagaagagctgACCATGGAGTTGGGGCAACTGAAAGAGCAAAATGAGACTCTGACATGTGCCCTAAAGGAGCAGCAACAAGAGATTGATCACCTCAAG GAATCCAAAAAGGAACTGGTACAGTTAGTGAGCAAACTGGAGAAACAGCAAGAGAATACTAGAGAGCATAAAGAACTGGCGCAGAATTTCAAATCATTGGATGAAtcacagagaggacaggag GTGGATCTCCAGAGCAGTAAGAAAGAGAAGAAGTGTTCTGCCCTAAAGGAGCAACAGCAACAG GAATCCAAAGAGGAACTGGTACAGTTAGTGagcaaactggagcagcagcaacagaatactagagagcaTGAAGAACTGGCGCAGAATGCCAAATCAATGGATGAAtcacagagaggacaggag TCTCTGACAACTATTTGTGAGAAATATGAACAAGCGTTGATCAAGATCAAACAgctgaagaaggagggagaggagttgaAAGGAAAGATTGAGGTCCCAAGTGTGGAAATTGCACC GCTGAGCCCAAGGCTCAAAGAATCTGAGCAGGAGTCCCACAAACTGAAGGATCATATTCAGCTTCTACAG GTGGATCTCCAGAGcagtgagaaagagaaggagaagctTTCTGCAGCGCTGCACAGAGTGTGTGGTGTCACACATGATCTACATGACCTGAAGACTGGGAACAAGGCATTACGTAGAAGCCTGTCAGAGCAGGAGCAGCAGCCACTGCAGATGGTGGACAGTGATTGGAAG GAGCAATACCAAGCCCTTCTTGGTCAGCTGGAGGAGGCTCAGACACTGTTGCACAAGGAGTTGCAGGCTTCCAACAATACCCGCAAACGTGCAGAGCAAGCAGAAAGGGAACTGGAGGAGCTCAAGGAGTGCATGGAGAGCACGGCCATGACGTCTGATCAGACAAAGCAGAAGAGCAGCAAACTAGAG ATGCAACTTTCAGAGTTAAACAAAATCATTGAGGAGAAAGAAAACATGGCAGAGATCGCTAAAGTAGAGAAAGAGGAGTTGTCCAGAGAGAATCAg GATCTCAAAAGAGATATTGAAAGACTTTGCAAGGAATTTGATGACGTTCAGGCTGCTCCAGTGCCCATGCAGCATCCCAACCCTTATGGCTCTTCAACTGACCCTACCCCCAATAAGGAGCAGCAGCAAGAGGCACTGGCTGACTCTCTCCACTCTTGGAACCCATATGAAACCCCAG
- the LOC124039868 gene encoding calcium-binding and coiled-coil domain-containing protein 2-like isoform X7 produces MESFETTANMELSTNFSQVVFQEIPNSYVSNVALTCCYTLTAAIQPNPRDWVGIFKVGWSTTKDYHTFVWVEPSLDLIGLEPVRKQVLFTAYYLPKDDSAFYQFCYVDSNGQVRGASTPFCFKAPGEQSTDCSLENDLLVIITQEKVEQREREKEELVMELGQLKEQNETLRSALKEQQQEIDHLKLSNEELYQADGNTENAREHEDLTQNTKLMDDSHRGQEEQVEKSEREKEELTMELGQLKEQNETLTCALKEQQQEIDHLKESKEELVQLVSKLEQQQQNTREHEELAQNAKSMDESQRGQESLTTICEKYEQALIKIKQLKKEGEELKGKIEVPSVEIAPLSPRLKESEQESHKLKDHIQLLQVDLQSSEKEKEKLSAALHRVCGVTHDLHDLKTGNKALRRSLSEQEQQPLQMVDSDWKEQYQALLGQLEEAQTLLHKELQASNNTRKRAEQAERELEELKECMESTAMTSDQTKQKSSKLEMQLSELNKIIEEKENMAEIAKVEKEELSRENQDLKRDIERLCKEFDDVQAAPVPMQHPNPYGSSTDPTPNKEQQQEALADSLHSWNPYETPGTATNLEEESSLECRHCHESFPGITQDELELHEHSHRVCPFCMLICDGMEQALYEDHVYSHEV; encoded by the exons ATGGAGAGCTTCGAAACTACAGCCAACATGGAATTGTCAACAAACTTTTCCCAGGTTGTGTTTCAGGAAATCCCCAACTCATATGTGTCAAATGTTGCCTTGACTTGCTGCTACACTCTGACAGCAGCAATCCAACCGAATCCCAGAGACTGGGTGGGGATATTCAAG GTGGGCTGGAGCACCACAAAGGATTATCACACATTTGTGTGGGTAGAACCATCATTGGATCTGATAGGACTGGAGCCAGTCAGAAAACAAGTGCTTTTTACTG CATACTACTTGCCAAAGGATGACTCAGCGTTCTATCAGTTCTGCTATGTTGATAGCAATGGCCAAGTGAGAGGAGCCAGCACCCCCTTCTGTTTTAAAGCCCCAGGGGAACAAAGCACAGACTGCAGCCTTGAAAATGACCTCTTGGTTATCATAACTCAG GAAAAGGTAGAGCAacgtgagagggagaaagaagagctGGTCATGGAGTTGGGGCAACTGAAAGAACAAAATGAGACTCTGAGAAGTGCTCTGAAAGAGCAACAGCAAGAGATTGATCACCTCAAG CTGTCAAATGAGGAACTATACCAGGCAGATGGGAACACGGAGAATGCAAGAGAGCATGAAGACCTGACACAGAACACTAAACTAATGGATGACTCACACAGAGGGCAGGAG GAACAGGTGgaaaaaagtgagagagagaaagaagagctgACCATGGAGTTGGGGCAACTGAAAGAGCAAAATGAGACTCTGACATGTGCCCTAAAGGAGCAGCAACAAGAGATTGATCACCTCAAG GAATCCAAAGAGGAACTGGTACAGTTAGTGagcaaactggagcagcagcaacagaatactagagagcaTGAAGAACTGGCGCAGAATGCCAAATCAATGGATGAAtcacagagaggacaggag TCTCTGACAACTATTTGTGAGAAATATGAACAAGCGTTGATCAAGATCAAACAgctgaagaaggagggagaggagttgaAAGGAAAGATTGAGGTCCCAAGTGTGGAAATTGCACC GCTGAGCCCAAGGCTCAAAGAATCTGAGCAGGAGTCCCACAAACTGAAGGATCATATTCAGCTTCTACAG GTGGATCTCCAGAGcagtgagaaagagaaggagaagctTTCTGCAGCGCTGCACAGAGTGTGTGGTGTCACACATGATCTACATGACCTGAAGACTGGGAACAAGGCATTACGTAGAAGCCTGTCAGAGCAGGAGCAGCAGCCACTGCAGATGGTGGACAGTGATTGGAAG GAGCAATACCAAGCCCTTCTTGGTCAGCTGGAGGAGGCTCAGACACTGTTGCACAAGGAGTTGCAGGCTTCCAACAATACCCGCAAACGTGCAGAGCAAGCAGAAAGGGAACTGGAGGAGCTCAAGGAGTGCATGGAGAGCACGGCCATGACGTCTGATCAGACAAAGCAGAAGAGCAGCAAACTAGAG ATGCAACTTTCAGAGTTAAACAAAATCATTGAGGAGAAAGAAAACATGGCAGAGATCGCTAAAGTAGAGAAAGAGGAGTTGTCCAGAGAGAATCAg GATCTCAAAAGAGATATTGAAAGACTTTGCAAGGAATTTGATGACGTTCAGGCTGCTCCAGTGCCCATGCAGCATCCCAACCCTTATGGCTCTTCAACTGACCCTACCCCCAATAAGGAGCAGCAGCAAGAGGCACTGGCTGACTCTCTCCACTCTTGGAACCCATATGAAACCCCAG
- the LOC124039868 gene encoding calcium-binding and coiled-coil domain-containing protein 2-like isoform X5, protein MESFETTANMELSTNFSQVVFQEIPNSYVSNVALTCCYTLTAAIQPNPRDWVGIFKVGWSTTKDYHTFVWVEPSLDLIGLEPVRKQVLFTAYYLPKDDSAFYQFCYVDSNGQVRGASTPFCFKAPGEQSTDCSLENDLLVIITQEKVEQREREKEELVMELGQLKEQNETLRSALKEQQQEIDHLKLSNEELYQADGNTENAREHEDLTQNTKLMDDSHRGQEEQVEKSEREKEELTMELGQLKEQNETLTCALKEQQQEIDHLKVDLQSSKKEKKCSALKEQQQQESKEELVQLVSKLEQQQQNTREHEELAQNAKSMDESQRGQESLTTICEKYEQALIKIKQLKKEGEELKGKIEVPSVEIAPLSPRLKESEQESHKLKDHIQLLQVDLQSSEKEKEKLSAALHRVCGVTHDLHDLKTGNKALRRSLSEQEQQPLQMVDSDWKEQYQALLGQLEEAQTLLHKELQASNNTRKRAEQAERELEELKECMESTAMTSDQTKQKSSKLEMQLSELNKIIEEKENMAEIAKVEKEELSRENQDLKRDIERLCKEFDDVQAAPVPMQHPNPYGSSTDPTPNKEQQQEALADSLHSWNPYETPGTATNLEEESSLECRHCHESFPGITQDELELHEHSHRVCPFCMLICDGMEQALYEDHVYSHEV, encoded by the exons ATGGAGAGCTTCGAAACTACAGCCAACATGGAATTGTCAACAAACTTTTCCCAGGTTGTGTTTCAGGAAATCCCCAACTCATATGTGTCAAATGTTGCCTTGACTTGCTGCTACACTCTGACAGCAGCAATCCAACCGAATCCCAGAGACTGGGTGGGGATATTCAAG GTGGGCTGGAGCACCACAAAGGATTATCACACATTTGTGTGGGTAGAACCATCATTGGATCTGATAGGACTGGAGCCAGTCAGAAAACAAGTGCTTTTTACTG CATACTACTTGCCAAAGGATGACTCAGCGTTCTATCAGTTCTGCTATGTTGATAGCAATGGCCAAGTGAGAGGAGCCAGCACCCCCTTCTGTTTTAAAGCCCCAGGGGAACAAAGCACAGACTGCAGCCTTGAAAATGACCTCTTGGTTATCATAACTCAG GAAAAGGTAGAGCAacgtgagagggagaaagaagagctGGTCATGGAGTTGGGGCAACTGAAAGAACAAAATGAGACTCTGAGAAGTGCTCTGAAAGAGCAACAGCAAGAGATTGATCACCTCAAG CTGTCAAATGAGGAACTATACCAGGCAGATGGGAACACGGAGAATGCAAGAGAGCATGAAGACCTGACACAGAACACTAAACTAATGGATGACTCACACAGAGGGCAGGAG GAACAGGTGgaaaaaagtgagagagagaaagaagagctgACCATGGAGTTGGGGCAACTGAAAGAGCAAAATGAGACTCTGACATGTGCCCTAAAGGAGCAGCAACAAGAGATTGATCACCTCAAG GTGGATCTCCAGAGCAGTAAGAAAGAGAAGAAGTGTTCTGCCCTAAAGGAGCAACAGCAACAG GAATCCAAAGAGGAACTGGTACAGTTAGTGagcaaactggagcagcagcaacagaatactagagagcaTGAAGAACTGGCGCAGAATGCCAAATCAATGGATGAAtcacagagaggacaggag TCTCTGACAACTATTTGTGAGAAATATGAACAAGCGTTGATCAAGATCAAACAgctgaagaaggagggagaggagttgaAAGGAAAGATTGAGGTCCCAAGTGTGGAAATTGCACC GCTGAGCCCAAGGCTCAAAGAATCTGAGCAGGAGTCCCACAAACTGAAGGATCATATTCAGCTTCTACAG GTGGATCTCCAGAGcagtgagaaagagaaggagaagctTTCTGCAGCGCTGCACAGAGTGTGTGGTGTCACACATGATCTACATGACCTGAAGACTGGGAACAAGGCATTACGTAGAAGCCTGTCAGAGCAGGAGCAGCAGCCACTGCAGATGGTGGACAGTGATTGGAAG GAGCAATACCAAGCCCTTCTTGGTCAGCTGGAGGAGGCTCAGACACTGTTGCACAAGGAGTTGCAGGCTTCCAACAATACCCGCAAACGTGCAGAGCAAGCAGAAAGGGAACTGGAGGAGCTCAAGGAGTGCATGGAGAGCACGGCCATGACGTCTGATCAGACAAAGCAGAAGAGCAGCAAACTAGAG ATGCAACTTTCAGAGTTAAACAAAATCATTGAGGAGAAAGAAAACATGGCAGAGATCGCTAAAGTAGAGAAAGAGGAGTTGTCCAGAGAGAATCAg GATCTCAAAAGAGATATTGAAAGACTTTGCAAGGAATTTGATGACGTTCAGGCTGCTCCAGTGCCCATGCAGCATCCCAACCCTTATGGCTCTTCAACTGACCCTACCCCCAATAAGGAGCAGCAGCAAGAGGCACTGGCTGACTCTCTCCACTCTTGGAACCCATATGAAACCCCAG
- the LOC124039868 gene encoding calcium-binding and coiled-coil domain-containing protein 2-like isoform X4, with amino-acid sequence MESFETTANMELSTNFSQVVFQEIPNSYVSNVALTCCYTLTAAIQPNPRDWVGIFKVGWSTTKDYHTFVWVEPSLDLIGLEPVRKQVLFTAYYLPKDDSAFYQFCYVDSNGQVRGASTPFCFKAPGEQSTDCSLENDLLVIITQEKVEQREREKEELVMELGQLKEQNETLRSALKEQQQEIDHLKLSNEELYQADGNTENAREHEDLTQNTKLMDDSHRGQEEQVEKSEREKEELTMELGQLKEQNETLTCALKEQQQEIDHLKESKKELVQLVSKLEKQQENTREHKELAQNFKSLDESQRGQEESKEELVQLVSKLEQQQQNTREHEELAQNAKSMDESQRGQESLTTICEKYEQALIKIKQLKKEGEELKGKIEVPSVEIAPLSPRLKESEQESHKLKDHIQLLQVDLQSSEKEKEKLSAALHRVCGVTHDLHDLKTGNKALRRSLSEQEQQPLQMVDSDWKEQYQALLGQLEEAQTLLHKELQASNNTRKRAEQAERELEELKECMESTAMTSDQTKQKSSKLEMQLSELNKIIEEKENMAEIAKVEKEELSRENQDLKRDIERLCKEFDDVQAAPVPMQHPNPYGSSTDPTPNKEQQQEALADSLHSWNPYETPGTATNLEEESSLECRHCHESFPGITQDELELHEHSHRVCPFCMLICDGMEQALYEDHVYSHEV; translated from the exons ATGGAGAGCTTCGAAACTACAGCCAACATGGAATTGTCAACAAACTTTTCCCAGGTTGTGTTTCAGGAAATCCCCAACTCATATGTGTCAAATGTTGCCTTGACTTGCTGCTACACTCTGACAGCAGCAATCCAACCGAATCCCAGAGACTGGGTGGGGATATTCAAG GTGGGCTGGAGCACCACAAAGGATTATCACACATTTGTGTGGGTAGAACCATCATTGGATCTGATAGGACTGGAGCCAGTCAGAAAACAAGTGCTTTTTACTG CATACTACTTGCCAAAGGATGACTCAGCGTTCTATCAGTTCTGCTATGTTGATAGCAATGGCCAAGTGAGAGGAGCCAGCACCCCCTTCTGTTTTAAAGCCCCAGGGGAACAAAGCACAGACTGCAGCCTTGAAAATGACCTCTTGGTTATCATAACTCAG GAAAAGGTAGAGCAacgtgagagggagaaagaagagctGGTCATGGAGTTGGGGCAACTGAAAGAACAAAATGAGACTCTGAGAAGTGCTCTGAAAGAGCAACAGCAAGAGATTGATCACCTCAAG CTGTCAAATGAGGAACTATACCAGGCAGATGGGAACACGGAGAATGCAAGAGAGCATGAAGACCTGACACAGAACACTAAACTAATGGATGACTCACACAGAGGGCAGGAG GAACAGGTGgaaaaaagtgagagagagaaagaagagctgACCATGGAGTTGGGGCAACTGAAAGAGCAAAATGAGACTCTGACATGTGCCCTAAAGGAGCAGCAACAAGAGATTGATCACCTCAAG GAATCCAAAAAGGAACTGGTACAGTTAGTGAGCAAACTGGAGAAACAGCAAGAGAATACTAGAGAGCATAAAGAACTGGCGCAGAATTTCAAATCATTGGATGAAtcacagagaggacaggag GAATCCAAAGAGGAACTGGTACAGTTAGTGagcaaactggagcagcagcaacagaatactagagagcaTGAAGAACTGGCGCAGAATGCCAAATCAATGGATGAAtcacagagaggacaggag TCTCTGACAACTATTTGTGAGAAATATGAACAAGCGTTGATCAAGATCAAACAgctgaagaaggagggagaggagttgaAAGGAAAGATTGAGGTCCCAAGTGTGGAAATTGCACC GCTGAGCCCAAGGCTCAAAGAATCTGAGCAGGAGTCCCACAAACTGAAGGATCATATTCAGCTTCTACAG GTGGATCTCCAGAGcagtgagaaagagaaggagaagctTTCTGCAGCGCTGCACAGAGTGTGTGGTGTCACACATGATCTACATGACCTGAAGACTGGGAACAAGGCATTACGTAGAAGCCTGTCAGAGCAGGAGCAGCAGCCACTGCAGATGGTGGACAGTGATTGGAAG GAGCAATACCAAGCCCTTCTTGGTCAGCTGGAGGAGGCTCAGACACTGTTGCACAAGGAGTTGCAGGCTTCCAACAATACCCGCAAACGTGCAGAGCAAGCAGAAAGGGAACTGGAGGAGCTCAAGGAGTGCATGGAGAGCACGGCCATGACGTCTGATCAGACAAAGCAGAAGAGCAGCAAACTAGAG ATGCAACTTTCAGAGTTAAACAAAATCATTGAGGAGAAAGAAAACATGGCAGAGATCGCTAAAGTAGAGAAAGAGGAGTTGTCCAGAGAGAATCAg GATCTCAAAAGAGATATTGAAAGACTTTGCAAGGAATTTGATGACGTTCAGGCTGCTCCAGTGCCCATGCAGCATCCCAACCCTTATGGCTCTTCAACTGACCCTACCCCCAATAAGGAGCAGCAGCAAGAGGCACTGGCTGACTCTCTCCACTCTTGGAACCCATATGAAACCCCAG
- the LOC124039868 gene encoding calcium-binding and coiled-coil domain-containing protein 2-like isoform X6 — protein sequence MESFETTANMELSTNFSQVVFQEIPNSYVSNVALTCCYTLTAAIQPNPRDWVGIFKVGWSTTKDYHTFVWVEPSLDLIGLEPVRKQVLFTAYYLPKDDSAFYQFCYVDSNGQVRGASTPFCFKAPGEQSTDCSLENDLLVIITQEKVEQREREKEELVMELGQLKEQNETLRSALKEQQQEIDHLKLSNEELYQADGNTENAREHEDLTQNTKLMDDSHRGQEEQVEKSEREKEELTMELGQLKEQNETLTCALKEQQQEIDHLKESKKELVQLVSKLEKQQENTREHKELAQNFKSLDESQRGQESLTTICEKYEQALIKIKQLKKEGEELKGKIEVPSVEIAPLSPRLKESEQESHKLKDHIQLLQVDLQSSEKEKEKLSAALHRVCGVTHDLHDLKTGNKALRRSLSEQEQQPLQMVDSDWKEQYQALLGQLEEAQTLLHKELQASNNTRKRAEQAERELEELKECMESTAMTSDQTKQKSSKLEMQLSELNKIIEEKENMAEIAKVEKEELSRENQDLKRDIERLCKEFDDVQAAPVPMQHPNPYGSSTDPTPNKEQQQEALADSLHSWNPYETPGTATNLEEESSLECRHCHESFPGITQDELELHEHSHRVCPFCMLICDGMEQALYEDHVYSHEV from the exons ATGGAGAGCTTCGAAACTACAGCCAACATGGAATTGTCAACAAACTTTTCCCAGGTTGTGTTTCAGGAAATCCCCAACTCATATGTGTCAAATGTTGCCTTGACTTGCTGCTACACTCTGACAGCAGCAATCCAACCGAATCCCAGAGACTGGGTGGGGATATTCAAG GTGGGCTGGAGCACCACAAAGGATTATCACACATTTGTGTGGGTAGAACCATCATTGGATCTGATAGGACTGGAGCCAGTCAGAAAACAAGTGCTTTTTACTG CATACTACTTGCCAAAGGATGACTCAGCGTTCTATCAGTTCTGCTATGTTGATAGCAATGGCCAAGTGAGAGGAGCCAGCACCCCCTTCTGTTTTAAAGCCCCAGGGGAACAAAGCACAGACTGCAGCCTTGAAAATGACCTCTTGGTTATCATAACTCAG GAAAAGGTAGAGCAacgtgagagggagaaagaagagctGGTCATGGAGTTGGGGCAACTGAAAGAACAAAATGAGACTCTGAGAAGTGCTCTGAAAGAGCAACAGCAAGAGATTGATCACCTCAAG CTGTCAAATGAGGAACTATACCAGGCAGATGGGAACACGGAGAATGCAAGAGAGCATGAAGACCTGACACAGAACACTAAACTAATGGATGACTCACACAGAGGGCAGGAG GAACAGGTGgaaaaaagtgagagagagaaagaagagctgACCATGGAGTTGGGGCAACTGAAAGAGCAAAATGAGACTCTGACATGTGCCCTAAAGGAGCAGCAACAAGAGATTGATCACCTCAAG GAATCCAAAAAGGAACTGGTACAGTTAGTGAGCAAACTGGAGAAACAGCAAGAGAATACTAGAGAGCATAAAGAACTGGCGCAGAATTTCAAATCATTGGATGAAtcacagagaggacaggag TCTCTGACAACTATTTGTGAGAAATATGAACAAGCGTTGATCAAGATCAAACAgctgaagaaggagggagaggagttgaAAGGAAAGATTGAGGTCCCAAGTGTGGAAATTGCACC GCTGAGCCCAAGGCTCAAAGAATCTGAGCAGGAGTCCCACAAACTGAAGGATCATATTCAGCTTCTACAG GTGGATCTCCAGAGcagtgagaaagagaaggagaagctTTCTGCAGCGCTGCACAGAGTGTGTGGTGTCACACATGATCTACATGACCTGAAGACTGGGAACAAGGCATTACGTAGAAGCCTGTCAGAGCAGGAGCAGCAGCCACTGCAGATGGTGGACAGTGATTGGAAG GAGCAATACCAAGCCCTTCTTGGTCAGCTGGAGGAGGCTCAGACACTGTTGCACAAGGAGTTGCAGGCTTCCAACAATACCCGCAAACGTGCAGAGCAAGCAGAAAGGGAACTGGAGGAGCTCAAGGAGTGCATGGAGAGCACGGCCATGACGTCTGATCAGACAAAGCAGAAGAGCAGCAAACTAGAG ATGCAACTTTCAGAGTTAAACAAAATCATTGAGGAGAAAGAAAACATGGCAGAGATCGCTAAAGTAGAGAAAGAGGAGTTGTCCAGAGAGAATCAg GATCTCAAAAGAGATATTGAAAGACTTTGCAAGGAATTTGATGACGTTCAGGCTGCTCCAGTGCCCATGCAGCATCCCAACCCTTATGGCTCTTCAACTGACCCTACCCCCAATAAGGAGCAGCAGCAAGAGGCACTGGCTGACTCTCTCCACTCTTGGAACCCATATGAAACCCCAG